From the genome of Polycladomyces zharkentensis:
AACCGTACTGTTGGCAGTTTCCATGATGGAATTTGATATGGAAGGCAAGGTTTCGGAAGACGAAGCGGGCTATCTGACCATGCATTTTCAAGCGGCTTGGGAGCGGTTGAAAAAACATCATGTACACCCCAAAAAAGTACTGTTGGTCTGCACGACGGGGGTTGGCACTTCCCAGTTGATGGCAGCCAGAATCAGCCGCTGGTTCCCGTCATTGACCATCCTCGGCACAACCCCGGTTTCCCGTCTGAAGCAGTCACTCGAATTGGTGCGGCCCGATCTTTTGATCAGCACGGTTCCATTGACAGAGTCGAGCATTCCCATGGTTCATGTGTCCCCTTTGCTCAGCGAACGGGATCGGAAGAATATCCAACGCGCGGTGATGGAAGAAGTGTCGTCAACCGGTTCGAACCGCTCCGGTGCCACAGTCACATTGAAAACCTTCATTGATCCACGGATGGTTTGGCTGGACGTGGACGGGGAGGATCGTGACCAAGTCATTCGATTGATGGCCGAACGGTTGATCGAAGCCGGTTTCGCCAAGGAGGGATTTGCCGAAAGCGCGTGGGACCGGGAGCAAATATCGAGCACCTATATCGGGGGAGGTGTAGCCACTCCGCACGGTGCAGTCGATCTCGTGATTCAATCCACCGTGGCGGTGGCACGGCTGAACAAACCGATGGATTGGCAAGGCAATCCGGTATTTCTCGTCATCATGCCGTGTGTGAATTGGCAAGACAAAGAAACAGCAGAGCGCGTCTTTGCGGATTTGGTGGAACTGTCGGAGAATCCGGTTCGCCTCCATGCACTCCGGAAGGCGGACTGCGTTGAACAATTTCTGAATGAACTCTGAAACGGAGGGAGCAGGATGAAACTGTTGGCAGTAACCGCTTGTCCAGTGGGGATCGCTCACACGTACATCGCTGCCGAAAAGTTGAAAAAAGCGGCGGAAGAGTCCGGTTATACGATCAAGGTGGAAACCTGGGGTTCCATCGGTGTGGAAAACGCATTCACACAGGAGGAGATTCTGGAAGCGGACGGGATTATTCTCGCCGCGGACAAGGAGGTGGACAAACATCGTTTTCATGGCAAACGGGTGTTGGAGTGTTCCGTACAGGATGCGATCCATCGACCGGAAGAGTTGTTGAAACGTTTCGCCGAGGGGGATGTTCCCGTGTACCGGGACCCGGAAAAAGTGGAACGAAAACGGGAGGAAACACAAGCGCAAAAGGCGGAAACACAGCGATCCTTTTACCGCAACCTGATGAGTGGCGTTTCCTACATGATCCCGTTTGTGGTGGTCGGCGGACTGTTGATCGCATTGTCGCTCGGTTTCGGAGGAAAACCCACCTCGCAGGGGTTTGTGGTGCCTGATCATTCATTCTGGAAGCCGATGTTGGAAGTGGGTAAGGCCGGTTTTCTGTTCATGGTGCCCATCCTGGCCGGATTCATCGCTTACAGCATCGCGGATCGCCCCGGTCTGGCTCCCGGCATGATCGGCGGCTATATCGCGGCCAATGGGAGCTTTTACGGAAGCGAAGCGGGCGCCGGATTCATCGGTGGGATCATTGCCGGATTTTTGGCGGGCTACCTGGCCAAAGGCATCAAATCTTTGCGCGTACCGAAGATGATTCAGCCCATTATGCCCATTTTGGTGATTCCCTTGCTCACGTCCATATTGATCGCCGTTCTCTTTATCTATGTGATCGGGGCACCCATATCCGCGATCATGACGGGGTTGACCCATTGGCTCAACGGTATGCAAGATGCCAGCAAAGTGGTGTTGGCCTTGATTTTGGGAGCGATGATCGCATTTGATATGGGCGGTCCGATCAACAAGGTGGCATTTTTGTTCGGAGCGGCGATGATCGGTCAGGGACAGCCCTTTATCATGGGAGCGATTGCCGCCGCGATTTGCACGCCGCCGCTCGGCATGGGTCTGGCCACGTTGCTGGCCAAGCATAAATATTACCCCGAAGAATGGGAGGCAGGGAAGGCGGCTTTGGCCATGGGATTGGTCGGAATCACGGAAGGGGCGATTCCGTTTGCATCCCGGGACCCTTTCCGCGTCATTCCGAGCATCATGATTGGTTCCATGGTGGCGGCAGTGATCGCCATGCTGGGGGGCGTTACGGATCATGTGCCGCATGGGGGGCCGATCGTGGCGGTGTTCCAAGCCGTTGACCATGTTCCGATGTTTGCCTTTGCCATCGTGGTGGGGACGGTTGTAACGGCATTGTTGGTCAATGCACTGAAAAAAACAGTCTCCGACGGCGAGTGAGAATACAGGAAAAGGAGTGGAGAAAATGAACATGGCACAGTTGATTACGGATGATTTGATTGATTTGGAATTATCCGGCCGCGTTAAAGAAGAGATTTTGGATGAAATGATTCACATGTTGGATCGTTCGGGTGTGCTCATCGATGCCTCGCGGTTCAGGAACGCTGTCATGGAACGCGAAACGCAAGGCCATACGGGAATCGGCTTCGGAATCGCCATTCCCCACGGCAAATCAGATGCCGTGAAAACGCCGCGGGTCGCATTTGGAGTGAAAAAGGAAGGGGTGATATGGGACCCGTCAGGCGAAAGGGTTCAGTTGGTCTTTCTGATCGCCGTACCTGAGAAGCAAGCCGGAAATGAGCATTTGCAAATACTCCGGTTATTGGCCCAAAAACTGATCGATGAGCAGTTTCGAAACGCCTTGCTGAAGGTGGCGACCAAAGAGGAAGCACGCCAATTGTTGGCTGCGGTCTAGAGAGTGTCTGGACCATGTCGCGTGCATCATTTTCCCGGATCGCTGGCACCTGCGCATGAAAGGAAGCAGATCAAGGGCGTTGTCAACCGGAAACGAGCACGCGGACAAAGACGCTTCGCTTTAGGGGAAATTGCCCGCAAAATGAATTCGGGTTATTGACAAAGTCCGCGGACCCCGATTCCCGTCTGAAGCTCCTTACTCGACGGGAATCGGTCCCGCCCCTCAACTGTGCGTCTGTTGACCGCATTGTCACGGTTCCCTCTCCATTTCGGTTCACCGTTTGGTCGGGCTTGGGTCTTCCCTCGAAAAAACGGGAAAGAGGGACTTTGGTGGAATGAACCGGACACGTTCTCGTGTGTGGTGGATGAATGCCAAACGAAGTCGCTGACATTCTCTGTATCGGAGGTGGTTGTTTGTTGCGACCGGCGCCTATCTTTCTCAAACCGGTTTTCAAGGAGCGGATTTGGGGCGGACATACGCTGAGAGAGCGGTTTCATTACGACATTCCGTCCGAAAAAACCGGCGAATGTTGGGCCATCTCCGCACATCCGAACGGCCAAAGCACCGTAGCGGATGGTCCCTATGCGGGGTGGAAATTGGGGGAGTTGTGGCATCATCATCGGGAGCTGTTCGGTCACCATCCGTCCCGATCGTTTCCCCTTTTGGTCAAAATATTGGATACGAACGATGATCTCTCCGTTCAGGTGCACCCTGACGACCCGTACGCCAACCGATGGGAGCGGGGAGAAAACGGCAAGACGGAATGTTGGTACGTCATCGATTGCACCGATGGCGCAGAGATGGTCTATGGTCATACGGCACAAACACGGGAAGAATTTGAGGAACGGTTGCAAAAGGGGGAATGGGATCGGTTACTGCGTCGGGTCAAAGTCAAACCGGGAGATTTTTTCTACGTACCCAGCGGCACCGTTCATGCACTCGGTCCGGGAATGTTGGTGTTGGAAACGCAGCAAAATTCCGACACAACATACCGACTGTACGATTACAACCGGGTTGACACAGCGGGAAACAAAAGGGAATTGCACATCGAACGGGCGCTGGATGTGATCCGGTACCCTCACCGGGAGGCGGTTTTCCGCCCACAAGTGTGCAGGGTGCCAGGGGGGTGTGTCACCACCTTGATCACATGTGACTATTTCACCGTTCAAAAATGGGATGTCCACGGGGACATGGATTTGTGGCAATCCCACGCTTTCATCAATATCAGCGTCATCGACGGAATCGGGGCGTTGGTCAGTGATTCGGGTTGCCGTTCCATCAAAAAAGGCGATCATTTCATCTTGCCGTACGGCATGGGGCAAGTACGGTTGACGGGAGAGTTGACGCTGATCGTTTCCTTTCCGTGAATGGGCGCCGTATGTCAAGAACCACCCAAGCGGGTCGGGAATATCCTGTCTCTGGCATATCACCATGAGCAGGAGGAATTGTGATGCGCTTGAGTCGTTGGATATCGGGGTGGTTGGTGTTGGTGTGGGGGATGTGTTTGACGTTATCCCAATCATGGGCCGCCTCCCCGCCGACAAATCAGTTGGTGAAGTCGACGGTGTCGACGAAGGTACCGTCGGAAAAAACGTTGCGGGTCGGTCGGTTGACCGGTTATTTTCAGCAAGCGGCCAAAGAGTTCGGAGTGCCCGTGCAGGTGTTGAAGGCTGTAGGCTATGCCGAAACCCGGTGGATGGATCACGGGAGGAAACCGAGTCAATTGAACGGATACGGGATCATGCACTTGGCGGACAATCCCGCCAACCACACGTTGAAAGAAGCGGCTCGCTTGTTGGGCGTGCCGGTGCATACATTGAAAACCGATGTTCAGCAGAACATCAGGGGAGCGGCTGCGGTCATGGCGCAGGAAGCACGCCGGCAATATGCGGGTCGCCTCCCGTCCAACCTGGGTGATTGGTATACGGTGGTAGCGGCCTACGGCGGTACCGGTTCCAAATTGACAACCAAATGGTACGCGGATGAAGTGTTTCGGATCATCCAGCGCGGCGCGTACCGGACCGTCGGGGGAGAAGATGTGTGGCTGTCACCCGCGCGAGTGACACCGAACCGCGGCCCTTATGCGGAAGTGAAAGAGGTATTGCCCTTTGCTGCACCGGATTATCCGGGGGCTTCATGGGTTCCGGCCAACAGCGGCAATTACACGGCAGCCAATCGGGAAGCGGATGGAAATGCGATCAATTATGTGATTATTCATACGACGGAAGGGAGTTATGCGGGGACGATCAGTTGGTTCCAAAATCCGTCGGCCAAAGTGAGCGCTCATTACGTCATCCGTTCCAGCGACGGGGCGATCACGCAGATGGTGCAAAACAAGGATATTGCCTGGCACGCGGGAAACTGGGATTACAATGTCCACAGTATCGGGATCGAACATGAGGGATACGTGAACGATCCCAGTTGGTACACGGATACGATGTATCGGGCTTCGGCCAACCTGACGCGTTGGATTTGCGACAGATACGGCATTCCGAAAGACCGGGCGCACATCATCGGGCATCATGAAGTGCCGGGAGCGACGCATACCGATCCGGGACCGGGATGGGACTGGAACTATTATATGTCCCTGGTGACCCAGGCACCCTCGATCATCGTCGACAACGCCACGTCAGGGCGGTTCTCGTCCGGTGCCAATTGGCAGATCAGCTCTTGGAACACGCAAAAATACGGTTCCGATTACCGATTTGCCACCCCGCAGTCGATCAGCGATGCGGCTTGGTATAAAGTGAACATCGCCACGGCCGGCAATTATGATGTATATGCCTGGTGGCCGGCCAACAGCGGATACAACAGCGCGACGCCTTTCGTGATCAAAACGGCCACCGGCAACAAGACAGTGTATAAAGATCAGCGCGTCAACGGCGGCAAATGGGTGTTGCTCGGCACGTTTTCATTGGGTGCGGGTGACGATTGGATCATCGGCGTCTCCCGTTGGACTACCGGCAGTGGATATGTGATCGCCGATGCGGTCAAAGTGGTGAAACGTTGAGTGCAGGATCATCTGTGAATAAAAAACGGATCGTTTCCCCGTTTTGTTTGGGTGAAGCGATCGGCAGTGTCATATGCAAGGAAATGATGGATTACGATATGTTCCCCAAAGCGGAATCAACATTTTTCTTCGGGTTGGCCCAATCAGCGTTTTCTATCAATCTCAACAACGGCGAAAACAGATGAAATCCCATCAAATTGCAAAAACCTAAAAGCATGTCATAACAGACGGGAGCCAAAACCCGCTGTGTCCCGGATGATGGGGCCGGGAAGCGGTCGGCTCCCTTTTTGTTCAATAGGGCGATGGATGTTTATCGCGTCCGTTTGCGGACGGAACCGTTTTTTCCGATGATATGGGCGGTCCGGTCACCGAAGGCGCGGTGCTTTTGCGATTTGCCTTGTTGCACCACTGCGACGGAACGTTTGCCGCGGGGTTTGTTGGCCAGTTCTTCGTGTACGGGAATCTGCTGGAAAATCCGGTGCATGATCGAGGACAGCTTCACGGATAACCCTCCTCTCAAACCATAAGGTTACTATATGGTATATGCAAGTCTGGCAAGAGTGTTCGAGAAATGGGTTTTACAGTCAGAGAGCTTGTCTTTTTGTTCTCAATAAAGAAGTCCTCGTGTGAGGACTGGAGACGACTGACAAGTGTTGAACCACTCTCGCGGGTGAGCCGTTTTATCGTTTGATTTTGCAAGTTCGCAGATTCCCGCAGGTATTTTCCACTCTTTTGAGAGGAGTAAGATTCATTTCCTGGTGGTGTGGAGATTCAAAACGGGAAATCGGAGTCCGTGGTCATCGCAAACGCAACGGTTTGATGCACTGTTCCAGTTTCATCGACCGGGACGCTTTAAAATAGAGAACTGATCCGGCAGGCAGATTGTGACGCAAGTGGTTGACCAGTGACATCCCGGAGGAAAAGGAGCGGATGCGGGATCCCGGCATTCCTGCCTCTTTGGCGGCAGCGGCGATGGACCTGGCGCGCGGGCCGATCGTGAACAGATAACTGATCTGCAAGCGGGCCACTTCCCGCCCGACCTCCCGGTGCCCGCTCTCGGTGAGCCTGCCCAGTTCTGACATGTCCCCCAGTACGGCGACTGTGGTCCGCCCTGCCCCGATCTTCTTCAACACTTTCAATCCGGCGATCATTGAGTCGGGATTGGCATTGTACGCGTCATTGATCAGTGTGTGACCGTTGATGCCGCGCAGGGGTTGCAGGCGCATCGGCGGCGGCGTAAACGAGCGCAATCCGCGCCGAATCGATTCCGTCGGCACTTTCATCAATCGGCCGACAGCGATGGCGGCCAGCGCATTGTAGACGTTGTGCGTCCCCCAAACCGGGATAAAATACGGCGTGCTGTTGACCTCAAACGAGATGCCTTTTCTGGTAAATCGAATGTTTTGCGCTCTCACATTGGCAGGCCGGTAGATGCCGAACGTGACGACTTTCCCTTGAAAACGGCGCAGAGACAATTTGCGTGTACCGGGGTCATCGGCGTTGAGCACGATGATGCCACCGGGTCTGAGGCCGTCGATCATTTCCTGTTTGGCACGTGCCACATTCTCCACCGAGCTGCCCAGTTTCCCCGCATGAGCTCTTCCCACGTTGGTGATGATCCCGATAGACGGCTTGGAAAACAAGCACTGACTGCGGATGTTACCGAAGTTGGCCATCCCCATTTCCAGCACGACGACCTGATGACTGGGGCGCAAACGGAAAAAATGGCTGGGAATGCAGGAGAAAACATTGTTGTTGGCCCAAGACTTCAGCGTGCGGTATTTTTGCATGAGAATGGAGGCGATCATTTCCTTGGTCGTCGATTTGCCGCAACTGCCGGTCACGCCGATTACCATCGGTTGATGACATTGTACGTATTGCCATTTGGCCAGTTTCAAGGCGGCCACAAACGGATCGGAAACGCGGATGACTGCATGCCCGGCGGGAATTCGGTGTTCCCAGCCCGCAGGGACGACGATACAGCCGGCCCGCGTGGCCCGCAAATTCCGCATCACCGCTGCCATATTTTTGATTTTCTTCGGGTCGAGAAAGAAGACAACGCCCGGACGGACATATTTGGAGCTGTACTGGATGGCGGAACGAATGGCTTTGCGCGGGGAGCCGCGGTAAATGCGTCCGCCGATGATGGCGGCCAATTGCTTCATCTGAATCGGATACAACTCCGTCACCCCAATAAATTCTTGTCCTGACACGTTATTGTATGGTGGTATCGTCCTTGTTGAATGGGGATAATGCCATACAATGACACAAATTAAACACAGGCCCAAGCGGATGTGTGAGCGCCGGCTTCAGACCTGGCGGGGATCTGTAACGGAGGTTATCGTTCTTTTTTCCGTCGCAACACCGCGTTGAAAACGGTGATGTGTTTTTCCCGCTCATCAGTGTTTCGATATCGGGATCGCAACAGGTTATTCAGCGAAGACAGCGATTCAAAGGAGTGTCATTTTGTAACCAATCTTCCCGGGGGGGATTATGATGGTAGAGAATGGGCAAACAGCGTCAAATGATCGGGGGACGTATGTATGAACATTCCTTTTATCGTCAAGGTGAACAACGTTTCGTCCCGAGGGGATGTGAATTTTGGCCTCAATCTTCTCTTGCAGCAGGATGCGTTTCAAAAAAACAATTCACCTGTTTCCAACTACGGTGACGGAACGCTGTTCTTCGTGTTCTCACCGGTAAACGATCCTGAAGCAATCGATACGCAAGTCAACCAGGTAAAGCTGTTTCCATGATCGAAAGAAGAAGCACCCCATGCGCATGCACGGGGTGCTTCTCGGTTGGAAGCAAATCAGTAACCGAAGCCCACTCCGGCAAAGACGAAGATGGTGGCGATCACCAACAGGAAGATCAGCAGACGGCGCAGACCGAATCCGAAGCCATATCCACCATATCCGAAACCGCTCATGGAATCCAACTCCTCTCTGTGCTTTCGTGTTAATGTATTAGGGAGAAGGAGGAAGGGGAACCGTATTTGTCCCGATTTGAATAAAATCGGGCGGGGATGTTTGGATGGACCAACACGGCCTGAAGCGAGTATGGTCAGAGTAACAGCGCCGAACGGGCGTTTCGCAGGCACAACGCAGTCCATCAAGAGAGTCTGTTTGTGCCCAACGGCCCACTCGGGGTACAATGGACATGTGCGCAAATGAACGGTCAGGTCGTGTCCGGGTCAGGGCGACATCGGGAACCATTTCCCGGGGAGCGACTTCACGTTCCCCATTGGACATGCTTGTACCCACGGATTGACCGACACGACCCAATAACAGTTGGATGACTACCGACCGAAAGATTGCGGGGGAACGGTTGTATGGACAAACTGGTATTGATCGACGGCAACAGCATCGCGTTCCGTGCGTTTTTCGCCCTGCCGCGCCTGACCAATTCGGCGGGCGTCTACA
Proteins encoded in this window:
- a CDS encoding PTS fructose transporter subunit IIC; this encodes MKLLAVTACPVGIAHTYIAAEKLKKAAEESGYTIKVETWGSIGVENAFTQEEILEADGIILAADKEVDKHRFHGKRVLECSVQDAIHRPEELLKRFAEGDVPVYRDPEKVERKREETQAQKAETQRSFYRNLMSGVSYMIPFVVVGGLLIALSLGFGGKPTSQGFVVPDHSFWKPMLEVGKAGFLFMVPILAGFIAYSIADRPGLAPGMIGGYIAANGSFYGSEAGAGFIGGIIAGFLAGYLAKGIKSLRVPKMIQPIMPILVIPLLTSILIAVLFIYVIGAPISAIMTGLTHWLNGMQDASKVVLALILGAMIAFDMGGPINKVAFLFGAAMIGQGQPFIMGAIAAAICTPPLGMGLATLLAKHKYYPEEWEAGKAALAMGLVGITEGAIPFASRDPFRVIPSIMIGSMVAAVIAMLGGVTDHVPHGGPIVAVFQAVDHVPMFAFAIVVGTVVTALLVNALKKTVSDGE
- a CDS encoding PTS sugar transporter subunit IIA — encoded protein: MAQLITDDLIDLELSGRVKEEILDEMIHMLDRSGVLIDASRFRNAVMERETQGHTGIGFGIAIPHGKSDAVKTPRVAFGVKKEGVIWDPSGERVQLVFLIAVPEKQAGNEHLQILRLLAQKLIDEQFRNALLKVATKEEARQLLAAV
- the manA gene encoding mannose-6-phosphate isomerase, class I, encoding MRPAPIFLKPVFKERIWGGHTLRERFHYDIPSEKTGECWAISAHPNGQSTVADGPYAGWKLGELWHHHRELFGHHPSRSFPLLVKILDTNDDLSVQVHPDDPYANRWERGENGKTECWYVIDCTDGAEMVYGHTAQTREEFEERLQKGEWDRLLRRVKVKPGDFFYVPSGTVHALGPGMLVLETQQNSDTTYRLYDYNRVDTAGNKRELHIERALDVIRYPHREAVFRPQVCRVPGGCVTTLITCDYFTVQKWDVHGDMDLWQSHAFINISVIDGIGALVSDSGCRSIKKGDHFILPYGMGQVRLTGELTLIVSFP
- a CDS encoding golvesin C-terminal-like domain-containing protein, yielding MRLSRWISGWLVLVWGMCLTLSQSWAASPPTNQLVKSTVSTKVPSEKTLRVGRLTGYFQQAAKEFGVPVQVLKAVGYAETRWMDHGRKPSQLNGYGIMHLADNPANHTLKEAARLLGVPVHTLKTDVQQNIRGAAAVMAQEARRQYAGRLPSNLGDWYTVVAAYGGTGSKLTTKWYADEVFRIIQRGAYRTVGGEDVWLSPARVTPNRGPYAEVKEVLPFAAPDYPGASWVPANSGNYTAANREADGNAINYVIIHTTEGSYAGTISWFQNPSAKVSAHYVIRSSDGAITQMVQNKDIAWHAGNWDYNVHSIGIEHEGYVNDPSWYTDTMYRASANLTRWICDRYGIPKDRAHIIGHHEVPGATHTDPGPGWDWNYYMSLVTQAPSIIVDNATSGRFSSGANWQISSWNTQKYGSDYRFATPQSISDAAWYKVNIATAGNYDVYAWWPANSGYNSATPFVIKTATGNKTVYKDQRVNGGKWVLLGTFSLGAGDDWIIGVSRWTTGSGYVIADAVKVVKR
- a CDS encoding UDP-N-acetylmuramoyl-tripeptide--D-alanyl-D-alanine ligase, which produces MTELYPIQMKQLAAIIGGRIYRGSPRKAIRSAIQYSSKYVRPGVVFFLDPKKIKNMAAVMRNLRATRAGCIVVPAGWEHRIPAGHAVIRVSDPFVAALKLAKWQYVQCHQPMVIGVTGSCGKSTTKEMIASILMQKYRTLKSWANNNVFSCIPSHFFRLRPSHQVVVLEMGMANFGNIRSQCLFSKPSIGIITNVGRAHAGKLGSSVENVARAKQEMIDGLRPGGIIVLNADDPGTRKLSLRRFQGKVVTFGIYRPANVRAQNIRFTRKGISFEVNSTPYFIPVWGTHNVYNALAAIAVGRLMKVPTESIRRGLRSFTPPPMRLQPLRGINGHTLINDAYNANPDSMIAGLKVLKKIGAGRTTVAVLGDMSELGRLTESGHREVGREVARLQISYLFTIGPRARSIAAAAKEAGMPGSRIRSFSSGMSLVNHLRHNLPAGSVLYFKASRSMKLEQCIKPLRLR
- a CDS encoding sporulation protein YjcZ, with the translated sequence MSGFGYGGYGFGFGLRRLLIFLLVIATIFVFAGVGFGY